One region of Hydrogenobaculum sp. Y04AAS1 genomic DNA includes:
- a CDS encoding NADH-quinone oxidoreductase subunit N, with protein sequence MDIRLLLGSTNLYEFKYLLPEITVFIGAFVLFLLDIVMKNSETKKRIFLWISILFLALSMLSFSFKNAFFKDVFSGTYTIDTLGMFSKIFEIVLTLMVLPFLHTYMNKKNTFYYEVYYITFLSLLGMMTLSSSYNLIVIYVSLEMVSISFYIMTALFRGSFISKEGAYKYLIIGGISIIIALYGAAFMYGASKSLDIRAIMFSYNDTNSVYLIVGMILFLLAFAIKIGIIPFHFWLPDAYTAAPTPITGFMASAGKLAFFIPLLRLVPYVNQYLYSSWMISVSILAAITMIVGNALALVQSDLKRLLAYSSIAHSGYILSVLSSNSSMGLKAAIYFVFVYSIMGLGAFLVLSVLEQSDEWNNQLSEIGGLYRNTGFLSISFAVFIFALLGIPPTIGFVGKALVFLGLAIKNIYWLGFVLILATAISTGYYVRIVVLMFMKDVEIHFKPHYDILENVSIGLLVFLTFALGMLPFVLWNGISNISEFLFKIANLR encoded by the coding sequence ATGGATATAAGGCTTCTATTGGGCTCTACAAACTTATATGAGTTTAAATACTTACTTCCAGAAATAACGGTGTTCATTGGTGCATTCGTATTATTTTTATTAGATATCGTTATGAAAAACTCAGAAACAAAGAAGAGGATTTTCTTATGGATATCCATTTTGTTTTTGGCTTTATCTATGCTTAGTTTTTCATTTAAAAATGCATTTTTCAAAGACGTATTCTCTGGTACTTATACTATAGATACTCTTGGTATGTTTTCTAAAATTTTTGAGATAGTTCTCACGCTGATGGTATTACCATTTTTACACACTTACATGAACAAAAAAAATACATTTTATTACGAAGTTTATTACATAACTTTTCTTAGTTTGCTAGGCATGATGACACTTTCTTCTTCTTACAATCTTATTGTAATATACGTATCACTTGAGATGGTATCCATCAGTTTTTATATAATGACAGCTCTTTTTAGGGGGTCTTTTATATCAAAAGAAGGTGCTTATAAGTATCTTATAATAGGTGGTATAAGCATAATAATAGCTCTTTATGGTGCAGCCTTCATGTACGGGGCTTCTAAATCCTTAGATATAAGAGCCATTATGTTTTCTTACAACGACACCAATTCAGTTTATCTTATAGTAGGTATGATCTTGTTTTTGTTGGCTTTTGCTATAAAAATCGGTATAATACCGTTTCACTTTTGGCTTCCGGACGCTTACACCGCAGCCCCTACTCCTATAACAGGTTTCATGGCCTCCGCTGGTAAGCTGGCATTTTTTATACCTTTATTAAGATTAGTGCCTTATGTAAATCAATATTTATATTCTTCTTGGATGATATCTGTAAGTATATTGGCTGCTATAACCATGATAGTTGGTAATGCTTTGGCCTTAGTACAAAGCGATTTAAAGAGACTTTTAGCTTACTCTTCAATAGCCCATAGCGGGTACATACTATCTGTACTGTCTTCTAACTCTAGCATGGGCTTAAAGGCGGCAATATATTTTGTATTTGTCTACAGTATAATGGGACTCGGTGCTTTCTTGGTTTTAAGTGTGTTAGAGCAATCTGATGAATGGAACAATCAACTTTCTGAAATAGGTGGATTGTATAGAAACACTGGTTTTTTGAGTATAAGTTTTGCAGTATTTATATTTGCATTGCTAGGAATTCCGCCAACCATAGGCTTCGTAGGTAAAGCTTTAGTGTTTTTGGGGCTTGCTATTAAAAATATATATTGGCTTGGATTTGTTTTAATATTAGCTACAGCTATATCTACTGGTTATTATGTAAGGATTGTGGTGCTCATGTTTATGAAAGATGTAGAGATTCACTTTAAGCCACATTATGATATATTAGAAAATGTATCCATAGGCCTTTTGGTTTTTCTTACTTTTGCGCTTGGAATGTTACCATTTGTGCTTTGGAACGGTATTAGCAATATTTCAGAATTTTTATTTAAAATAGCAAACTTGAGGTGA
- a CDS encoding NADH-quinone oxidoreductase subunit A — translation MAYIGLLSLLAVMLGLSVILISLNWLLGPKKKEPYKTYPYECGVPLYDDTAQTTFHQGYYILGLLLLLFDIEVAYLFPWAVVYNYLGIFGFIEVFLFLLILTFGLVYAWKKEALDWQFDLESL, via the coding sequence ATGGCTTATATAGGTCTTTTATCACTTTTGGCGGTTATGCTTGGGTTGAGCGTTATACTTATATCTTTGAATTGGCTTTTAGGACCTAAGAAAAAAGAGCCTTACAAAACCTATCCATACGAATGCGGTGTTCCTCTTTACGACGATACCGCTCAAACCACATTTCACCAAGGATATTATATATTAGGTCTTCTTTTGTTACTATTTGATATAGAAGTAGCTTATTTATTTCCTTGGGCTGTTGTTTATAATTACCTTGGTATATTTGGTTTTATAGAAGTGTTTTTGTTTCTTTTGATTTTAACCTTTGGTTTGGTGTACGCTTGGAAAAAAGAGGCTCTTGATTGGCAGTTTGATTTGGAGAGTTTGTGA
- the nuoL gene encoding NADH-quinone oxidoreductase subunit L: MQSLILLFPLLSFITIGLFGRRIGDFASGVINAGAGVLSFIVALITMLSMKGPEDIVFYKFLPISNTSVDIGIYIDKLSITTTVTVTFVASVIFVYAIGYMRYLFGNWTFKFFAYFSLFLFSMLLILLGDSLILMFFGWEGVGLASYLLIGYFHEEKFATKASLEAFVMNRIGDWSFILGIIYTFWLFGTLSLPKLFENASYVPGITLATLLLFGGAVGKSGQIPLHTWLPNAMAGPTPVSALLHAATMVAAGVYMVARLYPIFSLSPTTLSYITITGVVTMLFAALVATVHDDIKKIIAFSTMSQLAIMFTALGMRFPTAAIFHLTTHAFFKALLFLAAGAVITGLHHHTQNIFEMGGIKKYMPITFGAFMIGALALSGFPPFAGYFSKDAIVSLIMDKNTLVATLILITSLLTAYYITREAFVVFLGEGHYHEEPHEVEPIMSFPMLILSFLSLMGGFLLWNYFSYMNSPIEAPFSFLAHSIYGITVAIVGISLSYLLYVKKFVDPNILYELFKPIHTLMKSQFYTEYIYHNIIAKGYLAISRLVYKAVDRIIIDGFVNGVAKVFMILVRFVWEFIDIRFIDIILHKIVIWTFSFGRKLKIIQSGYLNQYIFVILLGIVIILGLIIKGMRL; the protein is encoded by the coding sequence ATGCAATCTCTAATACTTCTTTTCCCACTGTTATCTTTTATAACGATAGGACTATTTGGAAGACGTATAGGTGATTTTGCCTCAGGTGTAATAAACGCTGGTGCTGGTGTACTGAGCTTTATAGTGGCTCTTATCACCATGCTTTCTATGAAAGGTCCTGAAGATATAGTATTTTACAAATTCTTACCGATATCAAACACATCCGTAGACATAGGCATATATATAGATAAGCTATCTATTACCACTACAGTTACGGTTACTTTTGTAGCCAGTGTTATATTTGTATACGCAATAGGCTATATGAGGTATCTTTTTGGCAACTGGACGTTTAAATTCTTTGCATACTTTAGCTTATTCTTGTTCTCAATGCTTCTTATACTGTTGGGGGATTCTCTTATACTTATGTTCTTTGGGTGGGAAGGCGTTGGTCTTGCGTCTTATCTTTTGATAGGGTACTTTCATGAAGAGAAGTTTGCTACAAAGGCAAGCTTAGAAGCCTTTGTAATGAATAGAATAGGAGACTGGTCTTTTATTTTAGGCATCATATACACCTTTTGGTTGTTTGGGACGTTGTCGTTGCCAAAACTTTTTGAGAATGCCAGTTATGTTCCTGGTATTACATTAGCAACGCTTCTTCTTTTTGGTGGTGCTGTAGGCAAATCAGGGCAAATACCTCTTCATACCTGGCTTCCTAACGCAATGGCCGGTCCAACTCCTGTATCAGCTCTTCTCCACGCTGCTACCATGGTGGCTGCAGGTGTTTATATGGTGGCGAGACTTTATCCAATATTTTCTTTATCTCCGACAACGCTTAGCTACATAACAATAACAGGTGTTGTTACAATGCTTTTCGCGGCTTTGGTAGCTACAGTACACGATGATATAAAAAAGATAATAGCTTTTTCTACCATGAGCCAGTTGGCAATCATGTTTACAGCCCTTGGTATGAGATTTCCAACAGCAGCTATATTTCATCTTACAACACACGCTTTCTTTAAAGCTCTTTTATTCTTAGCAGCCGGTGCTGTGATAACAGGGCTTCATCATCATACTCAGAATATATTTGAGATGGGCGGTATCAAGAAATACATGCCTATTACATTTGGAGCTTTTATGATAGGTGCTTTAGCACTTTCTGGTTTTCCTCCTTTTGCCGGTTATTTCTCAAAAGATGCCATAGTATCTTTAATAATGGATAAAAATACACTTGTAGCTACTTTAATACTCATTACATCTTTGCTTACAGCTTATTACATAACCAGAGAAGCTTTTGTGGTGTTCTTAGGAGAAGGACACTACCATGAAGAACCTCACGAAGTGGAACCTATAATGAGCTTTCCAATGCTTATACTAAGCTTTTTATCGCTTATGGGTGGGTTTTTGCTTTGGAACTATTTCTCCTATATGAATAGTCCTATAGAAGCACCTTTTTCTTTCTTAGCACATTCTATTTATGGTATCACAGTGGCTATAGTAGGCATATCTCTTTCTTATCTTTTGTATGTCAAAAAGTTTGTGGATCCAAATATCCTTTATGAACTATTTAAACCTATACATACTCTTATGAAGTCCCAGTTTTACACAGAATATATCTATCACAACATAATAGCAAAAGGTTACCTTGCTATATCAAGGCTTGTATATAAAGCAGTAGACCGTATAATAATAGACGGGTTTGTAAATGGGGTGGCAAAAGTATTTATGATTTTAGTAAGGTTTGTTTGGGAATTTATAGATATAAGGTTTATAGATATAATATTACATAAGATTGTCATATGGACTTTTTCTTTTGGTAGGAAATTAAAGATAATTCAAAGCGGATATTTAAATCAATATATATTTGTCATTCTCTTAGGAATTGTGATAATATTAGGACTTATCATAAAAGGCATGAGGTTGTAG
- the nuoH gene encoding NADH-quinone oxidoreductase subunit NuoH: MSIVALGIIIAIKVVVILAIILGIGAYLTLVERKVAAHIQRRPGPMVVGWHGLLQPLADGIKLLTKEDILPSSANQVLYNLAIIMALVPASLVFAVVPFGPEIHVFGYDIKPILTDVNIGIIMAFAFGSLAVYGVALSGWASNSKYALIGALRKAGIIISYEVVITFAALGPIMLAKSLSTYDIVMAQIHQKVWYIFLQPISFVVFVFALLAETGRVPFDIQEAEAELVTGFTVEYGGMKFGLFPLVEWYVEVLSLSSILTVLYLGGWSPVNIPFIGFIDPLFFLGSWSGFIWFIIKVTILFLLVLWLHWTLPRYRIDQITTIAWKVMLPLALFNILITAFIALLLRG; this comes from the coding sequence ATGAGCATAGTAGCTTTAGGTATCATAATAGCTATAAAAGTAGTGGTTATACTAGCGATAATACTTGGTATAGGTGCTTATCTTACACTAGTAGAAAGAAAAGTGGCAGCTCACATTCAAAGACGCCCAGGCCCAATGGTAGTAGGTTGGCATGGACTTTTACAGCCTCTGGCAGATGGTATTAAGCTTTTAACCAAAGAAGATATATTACCCTCTTCTGCAAATCAAGTACTTTATAACCTTGCTATCATTATGGCTTTGGTACCAGCCTCTTTAGTGTTTGCGGTGGTGCCTTTTGGACCAGAAATTCACGTCTTTGGTTACGATATAAAACCTATACTTACAGATGTAAATATAGGCATAATAATGGCGTTTGCTTTTGGGTCTTTGGCGGTATATGGAGTAGCCCTTTCTGGGTGGGCTTCAAATAGCAAATACGCTTTAATAGGTGCCCTTAGAAAAGCTGGCATTATCATATCCTATGAAGTGGTAATCACATTTGCAGCATTAGGACCTATTATGTTGGCAAAGTCTCTTTCTACCTACGATATAGTAATGGCTCAAATCCATCAGAAGGTTTGGTACATTTTCTTACAACCTATATCTTTTGTAGTATTTGTTTTTGCGCTTTTAGCAGAAACCGGAAGAGTACCTTTTGATATTCAAGAAGCAGAGGCTGAGCTTGTAACTGGCTTTACCGTAGAGTACGGTGGTATGAAATTTGGGTTATTTCCTCTGGTGGAATGGTATGTAGAAGTGCTTTCTCTATCCTCTATACTAACAGTGCTTTACCTTGGTGGTTGGAGCCCTGTAAATATACCTTTTATAGGGTTTATAGATCCTCTTTTCTTTTTGGGATCATGGTCTGGTTTTATTTGGTTTATAATAAAAGTTACAATTTTGTTTTTGCTTGTACTTTGGCTTCATTGGACATTGCCAAGGTATAGAATAGATCAAATAACGACGATAGCGTGGAAGGTAATGCTTCCTTTGGCGCTTTTTAATATACTTATAACTGCCTTCATAGCACTTTTGTTGAGAGGTTAG
- a CDS encoding NADH-quinone oxidoreductase subunit M, whose amino-acid sequence MEYITNGSGLISISMLVPIVTTILIIFFPEKFTKPIAFIGSLVTFLISLYTLKFLDFSHLSNIYLYENYPIIKELGISYVVGVDGLSEVFYILSTFISFLAIAWSVKDIQIKSRLKEYYSMFLLTTTFLIGVFTAWDLILFYIFYELTLVPMIFVIGVWGYKLRLYSAYKFFIYIFISSLFLLFGIMILSADSFKQTGHFNAFYPTLVHLHLPLNEQIFLFLLFFIAFAVKTPLVPFHTWLPDAHGEAPTAGSVVLAAILLKMGSYAFLRFNIGLFPEAAKHLWLVMVFIGILTIIYASWMTIAQNNIKRFVAYSSVSHMGFIVAAMFMLNFQGFRASVLEMAAHGFSSASLFMIAGFIYNRLHSFNTKTIAGSVRYMPIFSILVALTGFSAMGLPGGSSFWGKFLTIVSAKEHSLDLALIVIVSAFFSAIYMLYFLRNLFLEGKTEGSFLIFTDIRGIKLTVMLSLVVLMFTIGLFPFLFFNIFDASISNMLHIVGMIKR is encoded by the coding sequence ATGGAATACATTACCAACGGTTCTGGACTTATAAGTATTTCGATGTTGGTGCCTATAGTAACGACTATCTTAATAATATTTTTTCCTGAAAAATTTACAAAACCAATAGCTTTTATTGGTTCTTTAGTTACATTTCTTATTTCTTTGTATACTCTTAAGTTTCTTGATTTCTCTCATTTGTCAAATATATATCTATATGAGAATTATCCTATAATAAAAGAGCTTGGCATTTCCTATGTAGTTGGTGTAGATGGTCTATCAGAGGTATTTTACATACTCTCTACATTTATATCTTTTTTAGCAATAGCTTGGTCAGTAAAAGATATTCAAATTAAAAGCAGATTAAAAGAGTATTATTCTATGTTTTTGTTGACCACCACGTTCCTAATAGGAGTTTTCACAGCTTGGGATTTGATATTATTTTATATATTTTATGAGCTTACACTAGTACCCATGATATTTGTAATAGGGGTTTGGGGCTATAAATTAAGACTTTATTCTGCTTACAAATTTTTCATATATATTTTTATTTCTAGTTTGTTTTTGTTGTTTGGTATAATGATTTTATCCGCCGATAGCTTTAAGCAAACTGGTCATTTCAACGCATTTTATCCAACACTCGTACATTTGCATCTTCCACTCAATGAACAAATCTTTTTATTTTTACTGTTTTTCATAGCTTTTGCAGTTAAAACACCTCTGGTACCATTTCACACATGGCTTCCAGATGCACACGGCGAGGCTCCTACAGCTGGATCTGTAGTGCTGGCAGCTATACTCTTAAAGATGGGTTCTTACGCCTTTTTGAGATTTAATATAGGTCTTTTCCCAGAAGCTGCCAAACACCTTTGGCTTGTGATGGTGTTTATAGGTATTCTAACAATAATCTACGCCTCTTGGATGACTATAGCCCAAAACAACATAAAGCGCTTTGTGGCTTATTCTTCTGTTAGTCATATGGGTTTTATAGTTGCAGCTATGTTTATGTTAAACTTTCAAGGTTTTAGAGCTTCTGTGTTGGAGATGGCGGCTCATGGATTTTCTAGCGCATCTTTATTTATGATAGCTGGATTTATATACAATAGACTGCACTCTTTTAATACAAAAACGATAGCTGGTTCTGTTAGATATATGCCTATCTTTTCAATACTTGTAGCCCTTACTGGTTTTTCTGCAATGGGATTGCCCGGTGGTTCTTCCTTTTGGGGTAAATTTTTAACCATAGTGTCTGCAAAAGAGCATAGCTTAGATTTAGCTTTGATAGTTATAGTTAGCGCATTCTTTAGCGCTATATACATGCTTTATTTTCTTAGAAACTTATTCTTGGAAGGCAAAACCGAAGGTTCTTTTCTCATATTTACAGATATAAGAGGTATAAAATTAACAGTTATGCTCAGCCTTGTGGTGTTAATGTTTACCATAGGCCTTTTCCCATTCTTATTTTTTAACATCTTTGATGCTTCTATATCAAACATGCTTCATATTGTTGGAATGATTAAGAGGTAG
- a CDS encoding NADH-quinone oxidoreductase subunit J: protein MELLVFVVISIIAIVSALGAILVKSPIHVMVWFLGFILSVAASFFALKADLLAGLQLVIYAVAIVVFYVLVITTIPWEKVKMFEGFYKKEFVFALPAFLFTIGASIYLVISSRFSNLRQPLPKDNVSALGTVLFTKYIAPFELASFILLIAMIGAIIFGKEKANG from the coding sequence ATGGAACTTTTAGTGTTCGTGGTTATTTCCATTATAGCTATTGTGAGTGCCTTGGGAGCTATTCTTGTTAAAAGCCCAATACACGTTATGGTATGGTTTCTTGGATTTATCTTATCTGTAGCGGCGTCTTTTTTTGCCCTCAAAGCAGACTTACTCGCTGGCTTGCAGCTTGTCATATACGCAGTAGCTATAGTGGTTTTTTATGTATTAGTCATAACTACTATACCTTGGGAAAAGGTTAAAATGTTTGAAGGCTTTTATAAAAAAGAGTTTGTATTTGCATTACCAGCTTTTTTATTTACGATAGGAGCTTCAATTTACCTTGTTATAAGCTCAAGGTTTTCTAATTTAAGACAGCCTTTACCAAAAGACAATGTAAGCGCTCTTGGAACAGTACTTTTCACAAAGTATATAGCGCCTTTTGAATTGGCATCATTTATTTTGTTAATAGCTATGATAGGTGCTATAATATTTGGCAAGGAGAAAGCCAATGGATAA
- the nuoK gene encoding NADH-quinone oxidoreductase subunit NuoK yields the protein MDKYYLLLGIVLVFIGIFGIIIRKNLITMLVATEIMLNGVNISLVSVSHFLGKVDAQVMSIIVLTVAASEVAIGLGLVVSIFRLKGYEASEEITELRD from the coding sequence ATGGATAAATACTATTTGCTTCTTGGTATAGTGCTTGTATTCATTGGTATTTTTGGTATCATAATAAGGAAAAACTTAATCACTATGTTGGTAGCCACCGAAATTATGCTAAACGGCGTAAACATTTCTTTAGTATCGGTGTCTCATTTTTTAGGAAAAGTCGATGCTCAGGTCATGAGCATAATAGTTTTGACTGTAGCAGCCTCAGAGGTAGCTATAGGTCTTGGTTTGGTAGTATCTATTTTTAGGTTAAAAGGTTATGAAGCTTCTGAAGAAATAACGGAGTTGAGGGATTGA
- a CDS encoding NADH-quinone oxidoreductase subunit D, producing the protein MQASEKTLNEIKAKLPYVEVKKDKLLSIVYVQKELLINTLKAIKEDFGFKLFLDHSVVDTLEAQNRFEAFYILYNVDTKERIAVKTRTEHSLPSAEKLWFAAKWAERECYDMFGINYEGHEHLVRAFMWDTYNYHPLRKDFPLQGYETVELPSLNETVFGDNLSNTMNYRRTHTYVPTLKDLEYTEKNRIKKKAQVVLNWGPLHPGTHGTMWFLFDLEGERIVQTDVILGQLHRGVEKLAEHEPYQQFLVYTDRMDYISALCSNQAWTVAVERLLGIEDIVPIKAKYIRTMMSELQRINSHLLWLGTYALDLGALTIFLYAFKEREKIMDIIEGITGARLTISYTRIGGVRMDLPEGALEVIESFIKFFPKELKDWEKILSRNRIWVKRNKNVGVLTKEDIYFYGLTGAVARGSGVFYDIRKLEPYDAYGMVEFDVPLGENGDCYDRYLVRIEEMKQSIRIIEQCVQKLKTMSPNEPFMAESQDPKKLRLTLDGIGLKVPVGEIYSSGENPRGELGFYINSKGGLKPYRVKIRPGSFYNLCVYPHLMENRYVADAVTILASLDPVVGEVDR; encoded by the coding sequence ATGCAAGCAAGTGAAAAGACTCTAAACGAAATAAAAGCTAAGCTGCCTTATGTAGAAGTTAAAAAAGATAAATTATTATCTATAGTTTATGTACAAAAAGAATTACTTATCAATACTTTAAAAGCTATAAAAGAAGACTTTGGCTTTAAACTTTTCTTAGACCATTCTGTAGTAGATACTTTGGAAGCTCAAAACCGTTTTGAGGCTTTTTATATACTATACAATGTTGATACAAAAGAACGTATAGCGGTAAAGACTAGAACTGAGCATTCGTTACCAAGTGCAGAAAAGTTATGGTTTGCAGCTAAATGGGCCGAAAGAGAATGTTACGATATGTTTGGCATAAACTATGAGGGTCACGAACATCTAGTAAGGGCTTTCATGTGGGACACCTATAACTATCATCCGTTAAGAAAAGATTTTCCATTACAAGGTTATGAAACAGTAGAGCTACCATCTTTAAACGAAACTGTTTTTGGAGACAATCTTTCTAATACTATGAACTATAGACGCACACACACATATGTACCTACGCTAAAAGACTTGGAATACACAGAAAAAAATAGGATAAAAAAGAAAGCTCAGGTGGTACTAAACTGGGGTCCTCTTCATCCGGGTACTCACGGTACTATGTGGTTTTTGTTTGACCTTGAAGGAGAACGTATAGTACAAACAGATGTTATACTAGGTCAGCTTCATAGAGGCGTAGAGAAGTTGGCAGAACACGAACCTTATCAACAATTTTTGGTATATACAGATAGAATGGACTATATATCTGCTCTTTGTAGTAATCAAGCTTGGACAGTGGCGGTAGAAAGGCTTCTTGGCATAGAAGATATTGTACCAATAAAAGCCAAATACATAAGAACTATGATGTCTGAGTTACAACGTATAAATTCTCACCTTCTTTGGCTTGGAACCTACGCTCTTGATTTGGGTGCTTTAACTATATTTTTATACGCTTTTAAAGAAAGAGAAAAAATAATGGATATAATAGAAGGCATAACAGGAGCAAGGCTCACCATATCTTATACAAGGATAGGTGGCGTGAGAATGGACTTACCAGAAGGAGCTTTGGAGGTTATTGAATCGTTTATTAAATTTTTCCCAAAAGAACTAAAAGACTGGGAGAAAATACTTAGCAGAAACAGAATATGGGTTAAAAGAAACAAAAATGTAGGGGTTTTAACTAAAGAAGACATATATTTTTATGGGCTTACGGGCGCTGTAGCAAGAGGTTCTGGTGTATTTTACGATATAAGAAAGTTAGAGCCTTATGATGCTTATGGTATGGTAGAATTTGATGTACCTTTGGGAGAAAACGGCGATTGCTACGATAGATATCTTGTCCGTATAGAAGAAATGAAGCAAAGCATAAGAATAATAGAACAATGTGTTCAAAAGCTAAAAACCATGTCACCAAACGAGCCTTTTATGGCAGAATCTCAAGATCCTAAAAAACTAAGACTTACTTTGGATGGCATAGGCTTGAAAGTGCCAGTTGGGGAGATTTATTCTTCAGGAGAAAACCCAAGAGGTGAACTTGGATTTTATATAAACTCAAAAGGTGGTTTAAAACCTTACCGAGTAAAGATAAGGCCAGGCTCTTTTTATAATCTTTGCGTATATCCTCATCTTATGGAAAATAGGTATGTGGCAGATGCCGTTACCATATTGGCAAGTCTTGACCCTGTGGTTGGAGAGGTAGATAGATGA